One segment of Trichlorobacter ammonificans DNA contains the following:
- a CDS encoding type IV pilus modification PilV family protein — protein sequence MNRLSRTGGFTLLEVLVALAIMAGALTTLVVSFNYHLSVTLRDREETTALLLGRALLDDPLFLKSSASEGTFAPDYPETTWQRQATPAPFPGLQRYVLTVSWQKGTRSLALVTYGRTTP from the coding sequence ATGAACCGGCTGTCGCGGACCGGGGGCTTTACCCTGCTGGAAGTGCTGGTGGCGCTGGCCATCATGGCCGGGGCGCTGACCACCCTGGTGGTCTCGTTCAACTACCACCTCTCCGTCACCCTGCGGGACCGGGAGGAGACCACCGCCCTGCTGCTGGGCCGGGCACTGCTGGACGATCCGCTCTTTCTGAAAAGCTCAGCCAGCGAAGGAACCTTCGCTCCCGACTACCCGGAAACCACCTGGCAACGCCAGGCAACCCCGGCACCTTTTCCCGGTCTGCAACGCTACGTGCTGACCGTTTCCTGGCAGAAGGGGACCCGCTCCCTTGCCCTGGTGACCTATGGCCGCACCACGCCGTAA
- a CDS encoding type II secretion system protein GspJ: MAAPRRNGGFTLLELLVALAIASLVITAAYGVFFSLNRAQQVAGVDMEQRRALRSALDLLRRELTSLLYRAGDKQLRLLVEDRDFFGKPASNLSFATIAPPADGPVSDQLLLRYLVVEAGEQLKLTRAARDYFLEEEMERVAAYPVLEKLEGFLVECYDGSKWLKNWDTSLTPALPKAIRVTVTLRDRERVVSHRITAVPRITGP, translated from the coding sequence ATGGCCGCACCACGCCGTAACGGGGGGTTCACCCTGCTGGAACTGCTGGTGGCCCTGGCCATCGCCTCGCTGGTCATCACGGCGGCCTACGGCGTCTTCTTCTCGCTGAACCGGGCCCAGCAGGTGGCCGGCGTGGACATGGAGCAGCGCCGCGCCTTGCGTTCCGCCCTGGACCTGCTGCGGCGGGAACTGACGTCGCTCCTCTACCGGGCCGGCGACAAACAGCTCCGCCTGCTGGTTGAGGACCGCGACTTCTTCGGCAAGCCGGCCTCCAACCTCAGCTTCGCCACCATCGCCCCCCCTGCGGACGGGCCGGTTTCCGACCAGTTGCTGCTGCGCTACTTGGTGGTGGAGGCGGGAGAGCAGCTGAAGCTGACCCGCGCGGCCAGGGACTACTTCCTGGAGGAGGAAATGGAGCGGGTAGCCGCCTACCCGGTTCTGGAAAAGCTGGAAGGGTTCCTGGTGGAATGCTACGACGGCTCCAAATGGCTGAAGAACTGGGACACCTCCCTGACACCGGCTCTGCCCAAGGCGATCCGGGTTACCGTCACCCTGCGGGACCGCGAACGCGTCGTCTCACACCGGATCACGGCAGTACCGAGGATCACCGGACCATGA
- the gspK gene encoding type II secretion system minor pseudopilin GspK encodes MTTQRGFALVIVLVLVALLTGMTVLFINDVYQESGSSRTAADSIQGGLFAEGGVNGALQLLSHTLGTASYTTLNDAWAMPITLDEERGRLRIRIIDESSRLNLNLVALPNGTANEPYMGMVRRLFRQQKLSPDLADALADWIDEGSVPNPAGAEADWYLAQKQRSRPRNGPLLTVEEVNRVKGFDSEVLEKLRPFITVYGEGPAGSPASPVNINTAPRQVLAALDERMSLPLADRIIEHRRATPFKNPAELSQVAGMDGIAPSLLTSISTKGSVYRIIAEATVGDTVRTIEAVARFSGTSPLIVYWREF; translated from the coding sequence ATGACCACGCAACGGGGATTCGCGCTGGTTATCGTGCTGGTGCTGGTGGCGCTTCTCACCGGCATGACCGTGCTGTTCATCAACGACGTCTACCAGGAGTCGGGGTCGAGCCGTACCGCCGCCGACAGTATCCAGGGAGGACTCTTTGCCGAGGGGGGCGTCAACGGAGCGCTGCAACTGCTCAGCCATACCCTGGGCACCGCCTCCTACACCACCCTGAACGACGCCTGGGCAATGCCGATCACGCTGGACGAGGAACGGGGCCGGCTACGCATCCGGATCATCGACGAAAGCAGCCGCCTGAACCTGAACCTGGTGGCCCTGCCCAACGGTACCGCCAACGAACCGTACATGGGGATGGTGCGCCGCCTGTTCCGTCAGCAGAAACTTTCCCCGGACCTGGCGGATGCGCTGGCCGACTGGATCGACGAGGGAAGCGTTCCCAATCCCGCGGGAGCGGAGGCCGACTGGTACCTGGCCCAGAAACAGCGCTCCCGGCCGCGCAACGGACCGCTGCTCACCGTCGAGGAGGTGAACCGGGTCAAGGGGTTCGACAGCGAGGTGCTGGAAAAGCTGCGTCCCTTCATTACCGTCTACGGCGAAGGACCGGCCGGCTCGCCGGCATCGCCGGTCAACATCAACACTGCCCCCCGCCAGGTGTTGGCAGCCCTTGACGAGCGGATGTCGCTCCCGCTGGCGGACCGGATTATCGAACATCGCAGGGCAACGCCGTTCAAGAATCCGGCGGAGCTGTCCCAAGTGGCCGGCATGGACGGCATCGCACCGTCACTGCTGACCAGCATCAGCACCAAGGGAAGCGTCTACCGGATCATTGCCGAGGCAACCGTGGGCGACACCGTCCGCACCATCGAGGCGGTGGCCCGCTTTTCCGGCACGTCGCCGCTCATCGTCTACTGGCGGGAATTCTGA
- the gspL gene encoding type II secretion system protein GspL, whose protein sequence is MIIQVIQLTATEVTGARFRKSGTEPIPLSGFSLPWNSEEELVELLREQCPPASEDIRTILALPPALVTLRELSLPISDRRKIRAVLPLELAGETALESPALLCDAIPLASGTLLAGWLGRDALEPLLDRFRQAGMDPEVVTVACLHWHLLLPAQGTAIGPETAAVLYDDTALLAIRGGVPLFCRHLGSSGATVEQTLTTLELTHNLQITQRFRLGASAREAAATEKPLPLPAVLTLGTISGDMKPDALLSPLAVALAYCSAEPVFNLRTGPLAWTGRSSQLLRTFRVPLLLAALLLVLLFAELGTRWYLLSADLNSLDRSIGKIYKEVFPTRKKPVDESAELKAEIRRLESSGSSLQTLAFLKLLADAKGDGVSGLTEVELDEARFMVKGDARSSADVTSFRQRLGDREWNVDQPELTTRPNGTVLFTLRGSRGGSKP, encoded by the coding sequence ATGATCATCCAGGTTATCCAACTCACCGCCACCGAGGTTACCGGCGCCCGCTTCAGGAAAAGCGGCACGGAGCCGATCCCGTTAAGCGGCTTCAGCCTTCCCTGGAACAGCGAGGAGGAGCTGGTGGAGCTCCTCCGGGAGCAGTGCCCGCCGGCCTCGGAAGATATCCGCACCATTCTGGCACTTCCCCCTGCCCTGGTCACCCTGCGGGAGCTCTCCCTGCCGATCAGCGACCGACGCAAGATCCGGGCGGTGCTGCCCCTGGAACTTGCCGGCGAAACCGCCCTGGAAAGCCCGGCACTGCTCTGCGATGCCATCCCCCTGGCGTCCGGCACCCTGCTGGCCGGCTGGCTGGGCCGGGACGCCCTGGAGCCGCTGCTCGACCGGTTCAGGCAGGCCGGTATGGACCCCGAGGTGGTCACCGTGGCCTGCCTGCACTGGCACCTGCTGCTGCCCGCCCAGGGGACGGCCATCGGCCCGGAAACGGCGGCGGTCCTGTACGACGATACCGCCCTGCTGGCGATCCGCGGCGGAGTGCCGCTCTTCTGCCGTCACCTGGGCAGCAGCGGCGCCACCGTCGAGCAGACCCTGACCACCCTGGAACTGACCCACAACCTGCAGATTACCCAGCGCTTCCGCCTCGGCGCCTCGGCACGGGAGGCAGCGGCCACGGAAAAACCGCTGCCGCTGCCGGCAGTGCTGACCCTGGGCACGATCAGCGGCGATATGAAGCCCGACGCCCTGCTCTCCCCCCTGGCGGTGGCCCTGGCCTACTGCTCCGCCGAACCGGTCTTCAACCTGCGCACCGGCCCCCTGGCCTGGACCGGCCGCAGCAGCCAGCTGCTGCGCACCTTCCGGGTCCCCCTCCTCCTTGCCGCGCTACTGCTGGTGCTGCTCTTCGCGGAGCTGGGCACCCGCTGGTACCTGCTCTCCGCCGACCTGAACTCGCTGGACCGCTCCATCGGCAAGATCTACAAGGAGGTGTTTCCCACCCGGAAAAAACCGGTGGACGAAAGCGCCGAACTGAAGGCGGAAATCCGTCGCCTGGAAAGCAGCGGTTCCTCCCTGCAGACCCTTGCCTTCCTGAAGCTGCTGGCCGATGCCAAGGGGGACGGCGTCAGCGGCCTGACCGAAGTCGAGCTGGATGAAGCCCGCTTCATGGTGAAGGGGGATGCCCGCTCGTCGGCCGATGTCACCTCGTTCCGTCAACGTCTCGGCGACCGGGAGTGGAACGTGGACCAACCCGAACTCACCACCCGCCCCAACGGCACGGTGCTGTTCACCCTGCGGGGCAGTCGGGGAGGAAGCAAACCATGA
- the gspN gene encoding type II secretion system protein GspN, translating to MTGTRPLILAGMLLAACLLLPVLTVLMIPDRVIERFVVRSLASRGVTLQAERLGTAVPLGLKGSGLAIGDGNATYLTIDRASVRLRLLPLLTGTVAASLEGRIGAGTIGGSVTLYPSPGGNLQVSGLQLAELPVLTRTIEGSITGTLQLDAEFKGASGEAKLRISSLGLSKAKLAAMPLPDLTVPDTRGLLKLSGSTVSIASLAMQGEGIYLRLTGSLPLAPSAPLALNLELLPTAELLERQKSVFLLMFPYLTSPGRYTLPIGGTLASPQLTPRGATTTPPPPAPPAP from the coding sequence ATGACCGGAACGCGCCCCCTGATACTGGCCGGTATGCTGCTGGCCGCCTGCTTGCTCCTGCCGGTGCTGACCGTGCTGATGATCCCGGACCGGGTTATCGAGCGGTTCGTGGTGCGCAGTCTCGCCAGCCGGGGGGTTACGCTGCAGGCCGAGCGGCTCGGCACCGCCGTGCCGTTGGGGCTGAAAGGAAGCGGACTCGCCATCGGCGACGGCAACGCCACCTACCTGACCATCGACCGGGCCAGCGTCAGGCTGCGCCTCCTGCCGCTTCTGACCGGCACGGTGGCCGCCTCCCTGGAAGGACGGATCGGTGCCGGCACCATCGGCGGCAGCGTCACCCTCTACCCCTCCCCGGGGGGCAACCTGCAGGTTAGTGGCCTGCAACTGGCGGAGTTGCCGGTCCTGACCCGCACCATCGAGGGGAGCATCACGGGCACCCTGCAACTCGACGCCGAGTTCAAGGGAGCCAGCGGGGAAGCCAAGCTCAGGATCAGCTCCCTGGGGCTGTCCAAGGCAAAGCTGGCTGCCATGCCGCTGCCGGACCTGACCGTCCCCGATACCCGCGGCCTACTGAAACTCAGCGGTTCCACCGTCAGCATCGCCAGCCTGGCCATGCAGGGGGAGGGCATCTATCTGCGTCTCACCGGTTCCCTGCCCCTTGCTCCCTCCGCTCCCCTGGCCCTGAACCTGGAGCTGCTCCCCACCGCGGAGCTGTTGGAGCGCCAGAAGAGCGTCTTCCTGCTGATGTTTCCCTACCTGACCTCGCCGGGACGCTACACCCTGCCCATTGGCGGCACCCTCGCCTCCCCGCAGCTGACGCCTCGGGGAGCCACCACCACCCCGCCGCCTCCCGCTCCCCCTGCCCCCTGA
- a CDS encoding glycogen/starch/alpha-glucan phosphorylase, with protein MNQTENQQPTVADLQRSFIYHLHHTLVKDKFSATKSDLYLALAYAVRDLLADRWLETQQSYYKNDAKRVYYISMEFLMGRTLGNALINLGVMEEWDTALKELGLTIEELQESEWDAGLGNGGLGRLAACFLDSLATMQLPAYGYGIRYEYGMFYQKIVDNGQHEVPDNWLRYQNPWEFDRQEHLHPIRYGGRVVDYTDRDGSLRHSWVDYYEVMALAYDVPIPGYRNSTVNTLRLWSAKASRDFDLNFFNQGNYVGSVESKMKTENISKVLYPADHMLEGKELRLRQEYFLSSATVQDIFYRFAKKFDDLKKLPDQVAIQLNDTHPVLSIPELLRILMDEKKLTWDEAWAITVNTFAYTNHTILQEALETWPVPMLGALLPRHLQIIFEINRRFLDEVAVRFPDDPQRLQRMSIIDERGDKLVRMAHLAIVASHSINGVSALHSTILKEDLFRDFYELWPERFNNKTNGITQRRWLRHCNPWLSDLISEAIGDRWTVDLDELQKLRPLAEDSEFRKRWMAIKRMNKERLARYIYQRNCVDVSPDMLFDCQTKRIHEYKRQLLNILQVIARYNRLKEYPGLELPPRTVIFAGKAAPSYTMAKLIIKLINHVGMVVNNDPAVHQQLKVLFLANYSVSLAERIFPAADLSEQISTAGTEASGTGNMKYALNGALTIGTLDGANIEIMEEVGEENIFIFGLTTPQAVTLRAAGYRPHDYYYRLPELKQVLDQISSGYFSPGNPGLFRPLVDNLLSTDYYLLLADFDAYLDAQADVDRLYMIPDEWARKSILNTAGMGKFSSDRTIGEYARDIWQIKPQPVVRGEARHW; from the coding sequence ATGAACCAGACCGAGAACCAGCAACCGACCGTTGCCGACCTCCAGCGCTCCTTCATCTATCACCTGCACCACACCCTGGTGAAAGACAAGTTCTCCGCCACCAAGTCGGACCTCTACCTGGCCCTGGCCTACGCGGTACGCGACCTGCTGGCCGACCGCTGGCTGGAAACCCAGCAGTCCTACTATAAAAACGACGCCAAACGGGTCTACTACATCTCCATGGAATTCCTGATGGGGCGCACCCTGGGTAACGCCCTGATCAACCTGGGGGTGATGGAGGAGTGGGATACGGCCCTGAAGGAGCTGGGGCTCACCATCGAGGAATTGCAGGAGTCGGAATGGGACGCCGGCCTGGGCAACGGCGGCCTGGGCCGCCTGGCCGCCTGTTTCCTGGACTCTCTGGCCACCATGCAGCTGCCGGCCTACGGCTACGGCATCCGCTACGAGTACGGCATGTTTTACCAGAAAATCGTGGACAACGGTCAGCACGAGGTGCCGGACAACTGGCTGCGCTACCAGAACCCCTGGGAGTTCGACCGTCAGGAACACCTGCACCCGATCCGCTACGGCGGCCGGGTGGTGGACTACACCGACCGGGACGGCTCCCTGCGTCACTCCTGGGTGGATTACTACGAGGTCATGGCCCTGGCCTACGACGTACCGATCCCCGGCTACCGGAACAGCACGGTCAACACCCTGCGGCTCTGGAGCGCCAAGGCCAGCCGGGATTTCGACCTGAACTTCTTCAACCAGGGGAACTACGTCGGCTCGGTGGAATCGAAGATGAAGACCGAGAACATCTCCAAGGTGCTCTACCCCGCCGACCACATGCTGGAGGGGAAGGAGCTGCGCCTGCGCCAGGAATACTTCCTCTCCTCCGCCACGGTGCAGGATATCTTCTACCGTTTCGCCAAGAAGTTCGACGACCTGAAGAAGCTGCCGGACCAGGTGGCGATCCAGTTGAACGACACCCATCCGGTGCTTTCCATCCCGGAGCTGCTGCGAATCCTGATGGACGAAAAGAAACTCACCTGGGACGAGGCCTGGGCGATCACGGTCAACACCTTTGCCTACACCAACCATACCATCCTGCAGGAGGCCCTGGAAACCTGGCCGGTGCCGATGCTGGGCGCCCTGCTCCCCCGGCACCTGCAGATCATCTTCGAGATCAACCGGCGCTTCCTGGATGAGGTGGCTGTCCGCTTCCCCGACGATCCCCAGCGGCTGCAGCGGATGTCCATCATCGACGAGCGGGGGGACAAGCTGGTGCGGATGGCCCACCTGGCCATCGTGGCCAGCCACTCCATCAACGGCGTCTCCGCATTGCACTCCACCATCCTGAAAGAAGACCTGTTCCGGGACTTTTACGAGCTCTGGCCGGAGCGGTTCAACAACAAGACCAACGGCATCACCCAGCGCCGCTGGCTGCGCCACTGCAACCCCTGGCTCTCGGACCTGATCAGCGAAGCCATCGGCGACCGCTGGACCGTGGACCTGGACGAGCTGCAGAAACTGCGCCCCCTGGCGGAGGACAGCGAATTCCGCAAGCGCTGGATGGCGATCAAGCGGATGAACAAGGAACGGCTGGCCCGCTACATCTACCAGCGCAACTGCGTGGACGTGTCGCCGGACATGCTGTTCGACTGCCAGACCAAGCGGATTCACGAGTACAAGCGGCAACTACTGAACATCCTGCAGGTCATTGCCCGCTACAACCGCCTCAAGGAGTACCCCGGCCTGGAGCTGCCCCCCCGCACCGTCATCTTCGCCGGCAAGGCGGCCCCCTCCTACACCATGGCCAAGCTGATCATCAAGCTGATCAACCACGTGGGGATGGTGGTCAACAACGATCCGGCGGTGCACCAGCAGCTCAAGGTGCTGTTCCTGGCCAACTACAGCGTCTCCCTGGCGGAACGGATCTTCCCGGCCGCCGATCTCTCCGAGCAGATATCCACCGCCGGCACCGAAGCCTCCGGCACCGGCAATATGAAATACGCCCTGAACGGGGCCCTGACCATCGGCACCCTGGACGGCGCCAACATTGAAATCATGGAGGAAGTGGGCGAGGAGAATATCTTCATTTTCGGCCTCACCACTCCCCAGGCCGTCACCCTGCGTGCCGCCGGGTACCGCCCCCACGACTACTACTATCGTCTGCCGGAGCTGAAGCAGGTGCTGGACCAGATATCCTCCGGCTACTTCTCTCCCGGCAATCCCGGCCTCTTCAGACCGTTGGTGGACAACCTGCTCTCAACCGACTACTACCTGCTGCTGGCCGACTTCGACGCCTACCTGGACGCCCAGGCCGACGTGGACCGGCTCTACATGATACCGGACGAATGGGCACGAAAGTCGATCCTGAACACCGCCGGCATGGGCAAGTTCTCCAGCGACCGCACCATCGGCGAGTACGCCCGCGACATCTGGCAGATCAAACCGCAGCCGGTGGTCCGCGGCGAAGCCCGCCACTGGTAA
- a CDS encoding replication-associated recombination protein A: MEATVPTAPLAERMRPRTLDEFCGQQHLLGPGKALRIMIETDRLASLIFWGPPGCGKTTLAHIVAHATGSRFVFFSAIMAGVKEIREIFKEAAEQAADGIRTILFVDEIHRFNKAQQDAFLPAVEKGLVTIIGATTENPSFEVIAPLLSRCRVLRLKHLEPEELAGLVRHALLDAERGLGSLHLAIDDEALNFLTEAAQGDGRKVLNTLEVAAQLLPPDTPVISLELMQEALQQKALLYDKGGEEHYNVISAFIKSMRGSDPDGALYWLARMLEAGEDPLFILRRMIILASEDIGNADPRALQMAVAALQAFQMVGMPEGRIILGQAVTYLATAPKSNASYVGIDAALAEVRKSGALEVPLHIRNAPTKLMKELGYHKGYRYAHDYEGGYVRQEYLPDRLRGKTFYAPRGHGYEKNILERMEWVKKQGKKE, translated from the coding sequence ATGGAAGCGACCGTGCCGACCGCCCCTCTTGCCGAGCGGATGCGCCCCCGCACCCTGGACGAGTTCTGCGGCCAGCAGCACCTGCTGGGACCGGGTAAGGCGCTGCGTATCATGATCGAGACCGACCGGCTCGCCTCCCTGATCTTCTGGGGGCCGCCCGGCTGCGGCAAGACCACCCTGGCCCACATCGTGGCCCACGCCACCGGCTCCCGTTTCGTCTTCTTCTCCGCCATCATGGCCGGAGTCAAGGAGATCCGCGAAATCTTCAAAGAGGCGGCGGAGCAGGCAGCGGACGGCATCCGCACCATCCTCTTCGTGGACGAGATTCACCGTTTCAACAAGGCCCAGCAGGACGCCTTCCTGCCGGCGGTGGAAAAGGGGCTGGTCACCATCATCGGCGCCACCACCGAAAATCCTTCCTTCGAAGTCATCGCTCCGCTCCTCTCCCGCTGCCGGGTCCTGCGCCTGAAACACCTGGAACCGGAGGAGCTGGCCGGCCTGGTGCGGCATGCCCTGCTCGACGCGGAACGGGGTTTGGGCAGCCTTCATCTCGCCATCGACGACGAGGCCCTGAACTTTCTCACCGAGGCGGCCCAGGGGGACGGCCGTAAAGTGCTGAACACCCTGGAGGTGGCGGCCCAACTGCTGCCGCCGGACACACCCGTCATCTCCCTGGAACTGATGCAGGAGGCGCTGCAGCAGAAGGCCCTGCTCTACGACAAGGGGGGGGAAGAGCACTACAACGTCATCTCCGCCTTCATCAAGTCGATGCGGGGCAGCGACCCGGACGGGGCGCTCTACTGGCTGGCCCGGATGCTGGAGGCAGGGGAGGACCCGCTCTTTATCCTGCGCCGGATGATCATCCTGGCGTCGGAGGATATCGGCAACGCCGACCCCCGGGCCCTGCAGATGGCGGTTGCCGCGCTGCAGGCGTTCCAGATGGTGGGGATGCCGGAGGGACGGATCATCCTGGGGCAGGCGGTCACCTACTTGGCCACGGCCCCCAAATCCAACGCCTCCTACGTCGGCATCGACGCGGCGTTAGCCGAAGTGCGCAAGTCCGGCGCCCTGGAGGTGCCGCTCCATATCCGCAACGCCCCCACCAAACTGATGAAGGAGCTGGGCTACCACAAGGGGTACCGTTACGCCCACGACTACGAGGGAGGCTATGTCCGACAGGAGTACCTGCCGGACAGGCTGCGAGGGAAGACGTTCTATGCCCCCAGGGGACACGGCTACGAGAAAAACATCCTTGAGCGGATGGAATGGGTGAAAAAGCAGGGAAAAAAGGAGTAA
- a CDS encoding EAL domain-containing protein: MTCKRCGTVPHISTRHGEALFNCAVEPLQDKLLAILHEEGYLPRAEGDVVRVTADSFQQLVASLARRNDLAEVEAEGISLLFLEQGQQLDFAAFSRTKNLKKWLFLLNNREFLDIFENNSLTTWFQPILSLPNHEIVAYECLSRGVKADGSLMPPHLLFKLAEENDLLFYLDRLCRENALKTAAVKKISADIFINFVPTSIYVPETCLQSTLHWAQQLEYDPTRVVFEVVETHQVSDLQHLRGILDYYRRQGFRTALDDIGSGHANLATLAALGADVIKVDMEIIRGIDADPVKQSIFGALVGIARENGIKVLAEGVETGDELAYVAQHGADLAQGYLFARPAPEPVRRVVEISG, translated from the coding sequence ATGACCTGTAAACGCTGCGGCACGGTGCCGCACATCAGTACCCGGCACGGAGAGGCCCTGTTCAACTGTGCCGTTGAGCCGCTGCAGGACAAACTGCTTGCCATTCTGCACGAGGAAGGATATCTGCCCCGCGCCGAAGGGGATGTGGTTCGGGTAACGGCCGACAGTTTCCAGCAGCTGGTTGCGAGCCTGGCCCGGCGTAACGATCTGGCCGAGGTGGAGGCCGAAGGGATCAGCCTGCTGTTTCTTGAACAGGGACAACAGCTTGACTTTGCCGCCTTCTCCCGGACCAAGAACCTTAAGAAATGGCTGTTTCTGCTGAACAACCGCGAGTTTCTGGATATCTTCGAAAACAACTCCCTTACCACCTGGTTTCAACCGATCCTCTCGCTGCCGAATCATGAGATCGTGGCCTATGAGTGTCTCTCCCGCGGGGTCAAGGCCGACGGTTCGCTGATGCCTCCCCACCTGCTGTTCAAACTGGCCGAAGAGAACGACCTGCTCTTTTACCTGGACCGTCTCTGCCGGGAAAATGCCCTTAAAACCGCAGCCGTCAAGAAGATCAGCGCCGACATCTTCATCAACTTCGTCCCCACATCCATTTACGTGCCGGAGACCTGCCTGCAGAGTACCCTGCACTGGGCGCAGCAACTTGAATACGATCCCACCCGCGTGGTATTCGAAGTGGTGGAGACCCATCAGGTCTCTGATCTGCAACATCTGCGCGGCATTCTGGATTACTACCGCCGTCAGGGGTTCCGCACCGCCCTGGACGATATCGGCTCCGGCCATGCCAATCTGGCAACTCTGGCCGCACTCGGGGCCGACGTGATCAAGGTGGATATGGAAATTATCCGGGGGATCGACGCCGATCCGGTCAAACAGTCCATCTTTGGTGCCTTAGTTGGCATTGCGCGGGAAAACGGCATCAAGGTGCTGGCGGAAGGCGTGGAGACCGGCGACGAGCTGGCCTACGTCGCACAACACGGCGCAGACCTGGCCCAGGGCTATCTGTTCGCCCGACCGGCGCCGGAACCGGTGCGGCGGGTGGTGGAGATCAGCGGATAA
- a CDS encoding 6-phosphofructokinase has translation MSKRMKICINTGGGDAPGLNAVIEAVTMAAYNRQWEVYGIKSGYAGLLNPDEIIRLTPEMVDGIASIGGTILGTTNKGNPFMMPVCNAAGECEQRDLSERVMENFRRLRFDALVAVGGDGSLEIAHRFAEKGMPVVGVPKTIDNDMGGTVITFGFDTAVSIATEAIDRLHSTAKSHDRVMVVEVMGRNAGFIALNSGISGNADVILIPEIPFDIEKVCDKLMENELNGRKYAIVVVAEGAVPAGGDVIIKGGAEGGRQHVVLGGIAEHVAKEISRRTGKDSRSLVLGHLQRGGSPTTFDRLLSLRFGAAAVRAIETGTFDHMVALKSPDIALVPLGEALGIQKRVAVESDAVLTGRDLGICFGD, from the coding sequence ATGTCCAAACGGATGAAGATTTGCATCAACACCGGCGGCGGCGACGCGCCGGGGCTGAACGCCGTCATCGAGGCGGTCACCATGGCCGCCTACAACCGACAGTGGGAGGTGTACGGCATCAAAAGCGGCTACGCCGGTCTGCTGAACCCCGACGAGATTATCCGCCTTACCCCGGAGATGGTGGACGGCATCGCCAGCATCGGCGGCACGATCCTGGGTACCACCAACAAGGGGAACCCGTTCATGATGCCGGTCTGCAACGCCGCCGGCGAGTGCGAACAGCGGGACCTCTCCGAGCGGGTGATGGAGAACTTCCGCCGGCTGCGCTTCGACGCCCTGGTGGCGGTGGGCGGCGACGGCAGCCTGGAGATCGCCCACCGTTTTGCCGAAAAAGGGATGCCGGTGGTGGGGGTGCCCAAGACCATCGACAACGACATGGGCGGCACGGTGATCACCTTCGGCTTCGATACCGCCGTCAGCATCGCCACCGAAGCCATCGACCGCCTGCACTCCACGGCCAAATCCCACGACCGGGTGATGGTGGTGGAGGTCATGGGACGCAACGCCGGCTTCATCGCCCTGAACAGCGGCATCTCCGGCAACGCCGACGTGATCCTGATCCCGGAAATCCCCTTTGACATCGAAAAGGTCTGCGACAAGCTGATGGAAAACGAGCTGAACGGCCGTAAGTACGCCATCGTGGTGGTTGCCGAAGGGGCGGTGCCTGCGGGGGGTGACGTGATCATCAAGGGGGGTGCGGAGGGTGGCCGCCAGCATGTGGTGCTGGGGGGGATCGCCGAGCATGTTGCCAAGGAAATCTCCCGGCGCACCGGCAAGGACTCCCGCTCCCTGGTGCTGGGGCACCTGCAGCGGGGCGGCTCCCCCACCACCTTTGACCGCCTGCTGTCGCTGCGCTTCGGCGCCGCGGCGGTGCGGGCCATCGAAACGGGCACCTTTGACCACATGGTGGCACTCAAGTCACCGGATATCGCCCTGGTACCCCTGGGCGAGGCCCTGGGCATTCAGAAACGGGTCGCTGTCGAAAGCGACGCCGTGCTGACCGGCCGCGACCTGGGCATCTGCTTCGGGGACTGA
- the tsaA gene encoding tRNA (N6-threonylcarbamoyladenosine(37)-N6)-methyltransferase TrmO — protein sequence MPHAPHFAYRPIGILRSPYARRIDAPHQGTVVEGTETGELATATLELAEWLEERALQDLSGFDRLWLIFAFHLNEGWKSTVKPPRGGPKRGVLATRSPHRPNAIGLSAVELLKVEGRILHLRGVDLLDGTPVLDIKPYVPYADAFPDAEAGWIDELDAQQGRWSAPGPRKPR from the coding sequence ATGCCCCACGCCCCCCACTTCGCCTACCGCCCCATCGGCATCCTGCGCTCCCCCTACGCCCGCCGTATTGACGCCCCCCATCAGGGCACGGTGGTTGAAGGGACGGAAACCGGGGAGTTGGCGACTGCCACACTGGAACTCGCGGAGTGGCTGGAGGAGAGGGCTCTTCAGGATCTGAGCGGCTTTGACCGGCTCTGGCTCATCTTCGCCTTTCACCTGAACGAGGGGTGGAAAAGTACGGTGAAGCCGCCCCGGGGCGGGCCGAAACGGGGGGTGCTGGCCACCCGCTCCCCCCATCGGCCCAATGCCATCGGTCTGTCGGCCGTTGAACTGCTGAAGGTTGAAGGCAGGATCCTGCACCTGCGCGGGGTTGACCTGCTGGACGGCACCCCGGTGCTGGATATCAAGCCGTACGTGCCCTACGCGGACGCGTTCCCGGACGCCGAAGCCGGCTGGATCGACGAGCTGGATGCGCAACAGGGGCGCTGGTCCGCACCGGGTCCCCGCAAACCCCGCTGA